In Salminus brasiliensis chromosome 24, fSalBra1.hap2, whole genome shotgun sequence, one genomic interval encodes:
- the LOC140547148 gene encoding CD48 antigen-like, whose product FALSRHSERTATLSSLLFTAGEEAVRLQELEGNTVTIHTGLTGVQSDAHILWFYGSEKPDVNIVNSQEGKTKTDYNRDRFRDRLQLNRSSGSLTIRNISREDSGVYKFQIITGKTSDRSFRIKVYAPVSNPGIKQQGKKRFGVYSQSCSPLCSVEDGEDVSLTWYKGSEKISSINSPGSNKCLHLPLNNITFPCGCNYTCEAANPVSSQIVPLNIAEICSLQIGSHAAVLIPVGLTVTALSLIPLMLF is encoded by the exons GTTTGCTGTTCACAGCTGGAGAAGAGGCTGTGAGACTGCAGGAGCTGGAGGGAAACACTGTAACCATCCATACTGGATTAACTGGAGTTCAGAGTGATGCTCACATACTGTGGTTCTATGGATCTGAGAAACCAGATGTAAATATAGTGAACAGTCAGGAGGGAAAGACTAAAACAGACTATAACAGAGACAGATTCAGAGACAGACTGCAGCTGAACAGAAGCAGTGGATCTTTAACCATCAGAAACATCAGCAGAGAAGATTCTGGTGTTTATAAATTTCAGATCATTACTGGAAAAACCTCAGACAGGAGTTTCAGAATTAAAGTCTATG CTCCAGTATCAAACCCAGGCATAAAACAACAAGGTAAAAAGCGTTTTGGAGTTTACTCACAGTCATGTTCTCCTCTGTGTTCTGTGGAGGACGGGGAGGATGTCAGTTTGACCTGGTATAAAGGGAGTGAGAAAATCTCCAGCATTAACAGCCCAGGTTCCAATAAATGTCTTCATCTTCCTCTGAATAACATTACCTTCCCATGCGGCTGTAATTACACCTGTGAGGCTGCTAATCCGGTCAGCAGTCAGATAGTCCCACTCAACATTGCAGAAATCTGTTCTCTACAAATAG gGTCACATGCTGCTGTCCTGATACCTGTTGGATTGACTGTGACTGCTCTATCATTAATACCATTAATGTTGTTttga